The Drechmeria coniospora strain ARSEF 6962 chromosome 02, whole genome shotgun sequence genome has a segment encoding these proteins:
- a CDS encoding oxalate decarboxylase oxdC, whose protein sequence is MRWAAQLLLGASLAAALPHLDSPRQRLLNGLELPDKYLTHNKAGSQPYTPGHRDPYDGKVDAVGRRLDPRPWRNGQGASVLGPYNRDRSRQSPDMVRPPSTDHGTMQNMRWSFADSHTRIEQGGWTRQTTIRELPSSVELAGVNMRLGAGVIRELHWHKEAEWAYVLEGEVRVTALDYDGGNFIDDLKKGDLWYFPSGVPHSLQGLGDNGTEFLLIFDDGRFSEESTFILTDWLGKACHHRSPFACAVVVALQAHLFVSPPAHTPKSVIAENFHLAPELFEHLPAGEKYIFQGSRPGSIDEERPRGKHVKKSEYRFTHKMLDQEPKRTTGGQVRITDSNNFPVSKTVAAAHAIIEPGALREMHWHPLADEWSFFIRGRARVTIFAAEGTARTFDYVAGDVGIVPKNMGHFVENIGDEPVEMLEIFRADQFRDFSLFQWMGETPRRLVVDHLFADDKRAGDQFLESIKDAGKDEITKP, encoded by the exons ATGAGGTGGGCCGCCCAGCTACTCCTCGGCGCCAGCCTTGCCGCGGCCTTGCCTCATCTCGACAGCCCGCGACAGCGGCTGCTCAACGGCCTCGAATTGCCCGACAAGTACCTGACACACAACAAGGCCGGCAGCCAGCCTTACACGCCCGGTCACCGCGATCCGTacgacggcaaggtcgatgccgtcggtcGCCGGCTCGACCCGAGGCCCTGGCGCAACGGCCAAGGGGCATCCGTCCTGGGGCCCTACAACCGCGATCGCTCCCGCCAGTCTCCCGACATGgtgcggccgccgtcgacggaccaCGGCACCATGCAAAACATGCGCTGGAGCTTTGCCGACTCGCACACGCGCATCGAG CAAGGCGGCTGGACCCGTCAAACGACGATTCGCGAGCTTCCCTCgagcgtcgagctcgccggcgtcaaCATGCGGCTCGGTGCTGGCGTCATCCGCGAGCTGCACTGGCACAAGGAAGCCGAGTGGGCCTAcgtcctcgagggcgaggtccGCGTCACCGCCCTCGActacgacggcggcaacttCATCGACGACCTCAAGAAGGGCGACCTCTGGTACTTTCCCAGCGGCGTCCCCCACTCCCTGCAGGGCTTGGGCGACAACGGCACCGAGTTTCTGCTTATCtttgacgacggccgcttctCCGAGGAGTCCACCTTTATTCTGACGGATTGGCTGGGTAAGGCGTGCCACCACCGATCCCCCTTTGCCTGCGCCGTTGTTGTTGCCCTCCAAGCTCACCTTTTCGTTTCCCCTCCAGCCCACACGCCCAAGTCGGTCATTGCCGAAAACTTTCACCTCGCACCCGAGCTGTTCGAGCACCTGCCGGCGGGTGAAAAGTACATCTTCCAGGGCTCTCGGCCGGGTTCCATTGACGAGGAGCGCCCAAGGGGTAAGCATGTGAAAAAGAGCGAGTACCGCTTCACCCACAAGATGCTTGATCAAGAGCCCaagaggacgacgggcggcCAGGTGCGCATCACCGACTCCAACAACTTCCCCGTCTCCAAGacggtcgccgccgcccacgccATCATCGAGCCAGGCGCGCTGCGGGAGATGCACTGGCaccctctcgccgacgagtgGTCCTTTTTCATCCGCGGCCGCGCCCGCGTCACCATTTttgccgccgagggcacGGCGAGGACGTTTGACTAcgtggccggcgacgtcggcatcgtgCCCAAGAACATGGGTCACTTTGTCGAGAACATTGGCGACGAGCCTGTCGAGATGCTCGAGATTTTCCGCGCCGACCAGTTCCGCGACTTTTCGCTCTTCCAGTGGATGGGCGAGACCCCACGTCGGCTCGTCGTGGATCATCTCTTTGCCGACGATAAAAGAGCGGGCGACCAATTCTTGGAAAGCATCAAGGACGCGGGAAAGGACGAAATTACCAAACCCTAG
- a CDS encoding Calcium/calmodulin-dependent/calcium-dependent protein kinase encodes MSTIQQLKNFIRHGKQARVANHNDEPQRKNDHIPPHAPQPPLDKRAHNVSEPARGHNPPPPKEPLDAFSAAARSPQNKAAQAAHVAAHHVEAGQDVKKSKRVVESEIKQLVAEENASKSKFSQYPGLDRWELLEKMGDGAFSNVYRARDREGDRGEVAIKVVRKYEMNSMQRSNILKEVQIMRQLDHPNIIKLVDFTESKQYYYIVLELAPGGELFHQIVRLTYFSEELSRHVIVKVAKALEYLHEERGVVHRYSRPSRPTPPFSPCPWALLRRPNGTTLADQAWHDPCSDIKPENILYTPIPVVPSKSPKPRQPGDEDKVDEGEFVHGVGAGGIGEIKIADFGLSKIVWESQTMTPCGTVGYTAPEIVKDERYSKSVDMWALGCVLYTLLCGFPPFYDESIEVLTEKVAKGQFTFLSPWWDDISTSAKDLISHLLCVDPDKRYTIRQFLAHPWILASGPSPREERRKPGVLRAFDANQLDENGKHYDFRSPGAVNLREVFDVSYAVHRQEEEGKRRQQIGAKAGPGFPLAGLDEEEEDEDQMQIDQGAGYKPQYATQSLEQSMRQAHIQDPAQAHGREPNRANEKGYGQHSATVTAAARQQVRDRNRQKGAFELNLDNATLLGKRGKKVPVAGA; translated from the exons ATGTCGACGATTCAACAGCTCAAAAACTTCATCCGCCACG GGAAGCAAGCCCGTGTAGCAAACCACAACGACGAGCCGCAGCGCAAAAATGACCACATACCGCCCCATGCTCCTCAGCCTCCGCTCGACAAGCGAGCGCACAATGTCTCGGAGCCGGCTCGTGGCCACAACCCGCCCCCGCCAAAGGAGCCCCTCGATGCCTTCTCTGCGGCTGCCCGCTCTCCCCAAAACAAAGCGGCCCAGGCCgcccacgtcgccgcccaccacgtcgaggccggccaggATGTTAAAAAATCCAAGCGTGTGGTCGAGTCGGAGATCaagcagctcgtcgccgaggagaatGCGAGCAAATCCAAATTCTCGCAGTACCCGGGTCTAGACCGCTGGGAGCTGCTCGAGAAGATGGGTGATGGCGCTTTCAGCAACGTCTACCGCGCTCGCGACCGCGAGGGCGACAGGGGTGAGGTCGCCATCAAGGTCGTCCGCAAGTACGAGATGAACAGCATGCAG CGGTCCAACATACTCAAAGAGGTTCAGATCATGCGCCAGCTGGACCATCCAAACATCATCAAGCTTGTCGATTTCACCGAGTCGaagcagtactactacatcgttctcgagctcgcccCCGGCGGTGAGCTCTTCCACCAAATCGTCCGCCTCACCTACTTCAGCGAGGAGCTGTCGCGGCACGTCATCGTCAAGGTAGCCAAGGCCCTCGAGTATCTGCATGAGGAGAGAGGCGTCGTCCACCGGTACAGTCGCCCCAGTCGCCCTACCCCGCCCTTCTCCCCCTGCCCGTGGGCCCTCCTGCGCCGCCCGAACGGGACAACGTTGGCTGACCAGGCCTGGCATGACCCTTGTAGCGACATCAAACCCGAAAACATCCTCTACACTCCCATACCCGTGGTCCCCTCCAagtcgccgaagccgaggcaGCCCGGGGATGAGGacaaggtcgacgagggagagttcgtccacggcgtcggggccggcggcatcggcgagatCAAAATTGCCGACTTTGGCCTGTCCAAGATCGTCTGGGAGAGCCAAACGATGACGCCCTGCGGTACCGTCGGCTACACGGCCCCCGAGATCGTCAAGGATGAGCGGTATTCCAAGTCGGTCGACATGTGGGCCCTAGGCTGCGTCCTCTACACCCTACTCTGTGGCTTCCCTCCCTTCTACGATGAGAGCATCGAGGTGCTCACGGAAAAGGTGGCCAAGGGCCAGTTCACCTTCCTGTCCCCCTGGTGGGATGACATTTCCACGTCGGCCAAGGACCTCATCTCCCACCTGCTCTGTGTCGACCCAGACAAGCGCTACACCATCCGCCAGTTTCTCGCTCACCCCTGGATTCTCGCGAGCGGACCCTCCCCTCGCGAGGAGAGAAGAAAGCCCGGCGTGCTTCGGGCCTTTGATGCGAACCAGTTGGACGAAAATGGCAAGCACTACGACTTCCGATCGCCCGGCGCCGTCAACCTCCGCGAGGTCTTCGACGTCAGCTACGCCGTACACCGCCAGGAAGAAGAGGGCAAGCGCCGGCAACAAATCGGCGCCAAGGCCGGCCCCGGATTTCCTctggccggcctcgacgaggaggaagaagacgaggaCCAGATGCAAATCGACCAGGGAGCCGGCTACAAACCGCAGTATGCGACGCAATCGCTCGAGCAGAGCATGCGCCAAGCCCATATCCAAGACCCGGCCCAGGCTCACGGCCGCGAACCAAATCGGGCCAACGAGAAGGGTTACGGGCAACATTCCGCCACGGTAACGGCGGCTGCCCGTCAGCAGGTCCGTGACCGAAACCGCCAGAAGGGAGCATTCGAGTTGAATCTCGACAACGCGACTCTCTTGGGCAAGCGGGGCAAAAAGGTCCCCGTCGCGGGGGCCTAG